DNA sequence from the Juglans microcarpa x Juglans regia isolate MS1-56 chromosome 5S, Jm3101_v1.0, whole genome shotgun sequence genome:
ccaacaaaataaaatatcataagataaaaggaataaaacaaatgaaatagtacacaagaaaataattgaaacaagtaaaattgcctgccaaataataaaataactaaataaactaaaataacaaaaataagataaataacaaacaattaacgtacaattaaaataaataaattagattaaaataatgtactcccaacaaaataatttcaaatcaaaattttaaaattttctggtactacacttatgggacatgtggttttacccagagccgaactgctctgataccacctgtggcgcccccaatcccccttatataaatacacagggatcgagacgccaggatggtgacaacacggtcacacatcccaacgaagtgccagtgtgtgtacatgcaacagtgtacaaatataataacgcagcggatagtcaactaagtaccagaatttaaatacaaatatttaaaacaatttatctttaaaaaaattatacagtcatcccaaatataatacaaaaggtgaatacataaactgataaaaacacataactcactaaacaggagcaatcccagatcactcctccaacggagccaagctaaggctcgtcatcatcgtctgcatcaaaatctgcgataccataaaatggtaccacaggtaagtataaaccaaacaactctcgggataaaaatacattaatgcaaccaacaatatagcaaaatacagttagccataaaataccattttttcccagaaaaatgattattccaacacacgccaaaaatcccattttggcccaaaacgtccgtaacacattttcccataaaatgattcacacaaacaatccatttatcggacactgtaggcgggaatcgcaggcgggactctaccaccgtccctgcttaccaccatccctaccgcgtgcaccgtaggcgggaatcacaggcgggacacaaccaccatccctgcttaccaccatccctaacgcgtgcaccgtaggcgggaatcacaggcgggactctaccaccatccctgcttaccaccatccctacagttcctttacacacaataaatacttaacagagcactgtaggcgggaatcacaggcgggacacaaccaccatccctgcttaccaccatccctacagtctctttccttttactcacatgaaaatccaaatccaataaatacataaacatgtatgcaatacacgaaaacccagttttctttacaaacatgatcatgcatgcaatatgcgatgtacgtgaacaagtcataaccaacaaccacaattcacaatgcaaacaaacacaactccgtccacaatccatccgacccccgaaaactcctcggactcagtccggcaaaacaacccaattcacagataatatgcgttagtgcaaaaatatatttaaatcacgaaagttctttaaggaaaatacttacagtgcaatataataattttcggaggatctcgaagttgcaagcggtgatttctgagcaacaccacagtgtaaaatacactgtggccgtgggtcacaattaccaacttttcaacgaggacaaacgaagacccaagattgatagggtagggcctagggaggtcggtgaagccaatggtggcggtggtttgccgtgggtggcggcggaatgggcggtagaagaccaaaatgcccaaatcggaaatgtagttggtggagcttcaccggtgacggatcggaggtggggttgggtccaatgggttgccaagaggtcggggatgaagtggtaggaagatggtggccaatggtggtgcgacggcggcgctacggcggaaggagtgccgcggcttcgaagagctactggtggttaacggcggcacggatggaggtgagattggtggggtgaggtcgccggcggctggggaagctaatgggctgggcggtgagggccaccgccggctcacggcggcgctggcgtgaaggtggcccgcggcttcgtggggggcgtgtgggctaccggcggcgaggtaggggctgaggtttgggaggtgaggtcgccggagggaggggaagctggtcggctgggcggtgtcgcgcacggcggcgcgacggcggcgctgggaggagacgaaggaaacgggcggaggagaggagagagagaggtcgcgcgggagaggagaggaaatgaggaaaaaaaaaaaaaaaagaaaagaaagaaaagaaaaaggaaggaaagaaaaaatggaggaaaaaaaatgaggtccaatcctcataacttgggtcacaaaaaagatccaacggagacgattttaaaaccacaagttaaataaaataatttaaacgtaatggtaaagtcaaattgaaataattaaatcccacggtaattaatttaaatattaaaagcaatttaaatgcataacaataaataaatatttagaaagcacataaaattaattttcaccaaattaaaatcatagaaataaacttactaaaaattcaaccaattttaaaataagaggataaatttttgaacaatcaaaaataatccttcagtaaaaatacactgaaatacggggcgttacaaaCCCAGTTTCCAGCTACTAGATTTTAAATTTGGTATCAGTCTCATATATCCATACCCGTACTCGAATATGGGCGAGTGTGTAATCATACGGCCTCCAGAATCCCGTTATCCAAGTTTTGGATCGGGTGAAAAAAACCAAACCAGATAAACAGTGTTACGAAGTAATTAATGACTTGTTTAAAACGCATTCAAGCGGCCTTGACATCTGGTTACGGTACATACCAGCTAGACTGAGACAAAAGAGGATAATTTCAAATTACTTCGTCTAAAAAGGCAGTAATTGCATGGTTTCTCATTCATGAAACAGTGTTATTAGCTAGGCCACCTTCTCCgttgaaacaaaaaaagagggCGTTGAATCATTTCCGCCAGGTACTGATATTAATGTACGTaccctactatatatatatatatatatatatatattgttaatgcGTCATAAAAATTTTTGTACTTCGTTAAGACATTAATCAAGTGGACATGATAAAACTATAAAAGGATGATagtttttataacaaaaaataaaatgatgaacagaatttttcatatcatgatttataattttatatatctgaATTATACAGTATCGATTAAATATGTTTTatccatcatatatatatatatggctattATTTTAGATCTAGTGTATCAGcaagcaagctagctagctgcacaGTCTAGTCTGCTAATCATTTTTGCGTCgaccttcatcttcatcttcatataTGATTCTTGATTGATCAAGAACTAATTCTCTTAAGAGCCAGCTCGGATGCAGAAGCATATATAGAAAGAggatgtatgcatgcatgcttcaaTCTGCTGAGGTAATTAAGATGTATTGAAGTACTGACCCACTGTTAATACTGGACGTCATGACAATATGCCATGCACGAATGATCACCaggttttaattatattacgtttaaatgatatttatctgAAACTCGATCGATCACTTTTTTGTTGGCCCTGATATATATTGGTGGGACtggaaactgaaaaaaaaaatatatatatatatatatatatatatgtatatattatatggtatcagagcatggGCTTGCTCAAGGCTCAACCATATAATATGCATGATCTGCCAGCCAGACATTAATTcatatagctagctaggggAGGTCAAAATTTAGTGCAATTACCTTTACAGGATGCCATGGGAACCATATATATAATCCTGATCTCTAAGAGAACAGAATGCAGCTTAAAGACATGCCCACTTGTTAGTGCAAGCTAGAGTAATTGCATTATTCTATGGTGGAAAGTAACGTGGGGTCTATCATTTCATGATCCACCCTGAAAGTGACTTTTGTTCATGATCTAAAGAAACACTTTATTATCATGGAGAACTAGTACTACGTCATACATCATAATGGGTTAATTTGCATATATGCAGAACTACTctatatatcaaaattcaatattaaTCATGACTCTCCCACGAGGCACGAAGGATATATAGATCTGGTGATGATTGTTAATTGGTCGATGCGGTTTGGTGATTAGATAGGCGGTATCGAATATGCATTGATCAGTAAATAATAAAGTGAGAAACCACAGCAATTGATGCCAATCCATTTCATCCATGCCTTCAAATTCCGAATGGAATGAAGTACGTGCATGCAGTTATGTGCACATGTATGTCTGCCACCCAAGTTGAAGATCAGATCACAAATACTAAAATacatgaatgaaatgtgatatGGGTCAATTTTCAAATGGGAATGCCAGGATTCATGAGAGTGGATGAAAATTGACTCTTGTGCGcgcaaaacaaagaaaaatcatcaagTTGACTACTGTTACGATCTGTGCGTGTTTAAGGTACTGCTGATGTCGTGTTTTGCAACTCAAACAATTTCGTAAAGTCCAAACTCCTTAGTGTTGCAACTAAAAAGAAAGTGAGACTCCCGTGACCTCCGATATTActttgatgcctaagtcaatggATAGTCCTCTAatgaaagagaaggaaatataGAATAAAGCCGAATTGTTATGCGGATTGAATCGAGTCTCCCGTAGAAGGGTTATcccttatttatacctgattcgGGTCCTTCCgttgagggagatcgtggtgtATCAGACGTCAAGCATGCCACCACTCATTCTCTGTCGCTTTAATGAGTGTCAGTCTGCGGCCTAGTGGGAGATCTTGCCACGCTAGTCATCCTACGTGTGTCTGGACGCCATTTCTCTGTCATGCCAGGAGGTGTTAGATCGAGGGCGAGCCATCCTTGGCTTGTGAAACGTGCTGTCGCGCTCCGGATTCCCTGACACTGACCCTGGTTGGCTCGTGCCTTGGGTCCGTGACTCTGGGACCGGGTACATGCCGATGTGGTGCTCGTCCGGCCTGGTGATTAGACTTGTTATTTCGCCTACCCTCGAAGCGTTCCCCCTGATCCTCCCAAGCCTTGAATCGACAGGCCAATCTTGATTGGGCCTGCGCTCACTTCCTGATCCTCTCGCTCCAGGTTCCCAACTTCCTCCGACGTATAATTTCGTATATCAGGCCCTCCTACAAGGTGTTGTGCACTCGGTCTTCAATCCTGTGGCCCAGGGTCTTTAGCTTCCCTATTCCGGCCCAGGTTTTGTAGTTGGGCTTTCCTAGGCTCAAACCCTTCCGGGGTGGGCCTCCCCTCACAGGtactattattaatttgatttttttttcatttaagataaatgaattaggcataaaaagattttacaaaagtaaatctacaaactaacGTGACCAGATATAGTACATgagattataaaactatttttattataaaacatatataacgtatcatattaatacatgataatttatgaatttatttttttgagatctTTTGATGACTGTAGTGCgcatatatgtgtatatatatatatatatatatatatatatatatatatcttcatttaACTACGAGATAACTATATTAATCTTCCATGATTCAAGGGGTTGATGACAGCATTATTATATCATTCACCGATGCAAAAGGATTACTAATGCTTGCAAACAACCGCATTAATTATGCTTATTGAATCGTGTGCGTGCGTGCGTACGTGCgtgtgcgtgtatatatatatatatatatatatatatatatatataatataaatatatagccAAACTGGTGGCTACAACATTGCCGACACAGAgagataaaaaacaaatatgaaaaaaaaaaaaaaaaaaaaaaaaaaggtgatgaCCAATATTTGGAAACCACAACATTAATTCTGCCTATTGAATGGCCAAACTGGTCTACATTCAATGATCATAGAGCAATCATCTTCCAATTTTTATTCATGTGCGAAATTTACAGTGAACACTAGAAGTGCGTCTCCCTCAAAAACAGTTTCTTTCCCTGATGATCACTCTCTTTCAATAACAAAAAGAACCCCACAATGCTTTGGAGTTCCCTCTACTTCTTTTTCACGACATCACAATCCGAATTCCGGTAATGGTAGCTTAATTACGATCTTATCGGATGCCGAAATCCAACCAAAACTGTTCATGTCATCGCCACCATTTCCGAACCCTAACAGAATATcgcattatttttttctttcatatgcCTCTATATACAGCCATAAACAAAACAGAGGAAAACTaaggaaaaagaaggagaagaagaacgACAAAAACAAGtgaaagaaacaaaatggaaaTTGTGAACCCTAATGGATGAACCTTACAAATTAAATGAATCACGAGAAGATAATCAAACTCCGGTCGCCGTCAAACATGATCACTTGGTGACTCACAAATGCTCTCTAAGTGAGGCCTCCATACCCCAACACGGTCTCGCCTGCTGCGATCCCTATGCGTGGAAAGCTTCTGATCCGAGAGTATTTCACTCAAGTACTGATCCGTTATCAATGGTTTTGTCATTGACGTAGCGTTGTTGGGGTTGTTATCGGGCTctgatcttcttttctttctcgtGGATGATGATCTCGATCGATTTTTTTCCGGATTTGAAGGTACCGGCATGAGGAAGTATATCTTCCCGCGTCGAAGCTCTGCGTCCGGTGGGACTATCACAATCTTTGGGACACAACCGTCGTCTGATGAAGAAGAGGGTTTCTTTAGGACGTGCTTAGGGTAGGCCTTCATAATCTCGCTGGCTCGGATTGTCCCGCTGATCTCTTCCACGTGGCCATTGCTGTGTACTATGCGAATTACGTCGAGAGCTCCACATGGTAGAATGCAAGAGATGCAGCATCTAATGGTGTTTTTCATGGTACttaatcctctctctctctctccccccaccCTCTATAACTGTTAGCGTCGGATCATAGAGAGGGAAAGGTGGAGAAGTGGGAGAAAGATAAAGagggagaaaggaaataaagagctagagagacagagaatgatattttctttgaagCTTAGCACAATGAGAGTGGGACTCAGTCACCTGAAAATTTTATAGCAAGTACTGATGTTTATATTATGCTTTCTATCTCTTCCCTTTTTCTGCTTTTGAGGGAGGGAA
Encoded proteins:
- the LOC121268495 gene encoding uncharacterized protein LOC121268495, giving the protein MKNTIRCCISCILPCGALDVIRIVHSNGHVEEISGTIRASEIMKAYPKHVLKKPSSSSDDGCVPKIVIVPPDAELRRGKIYFLMPVPSNPEKNRSRSSSTRKKRRSEPDNNPNNATSMTKPLITDQYLSEILSDQKLSTHRDRSRRDRVGVWRPHLESICESPSDHV